A part of Ignavibacteriales bacterium genomic DNA contains:
- a CDS encoding type II toxin-antitoxin system RelE/ParE family toxin: MQVKIHELAVKELEEAIEWYELQAKGVGKKFKESVLMQIKKIKKYPNWYLLESDEIYKAYIPKFPYKILFTIEKNKNITIWALSHLHRKPLYWQKRIT; encoded by the coding sequence ATGCAAGTTAAGATTCATGAGCTGGCAGTGAAGGAATTAGAGGAAGCAATTGAATGGTATGAACTTCAAGCGAAGGGAGTGGGAAAAAAATTTAAAGAATCTGTATTAATGCAGATAAAAAAAATAAAAAAGTACCCTAACTGGTATCTACTAGAATCAGATGAGATTTACAAAGCATATATCCCAAAATTTCCTTATAAGATTCTCTTCACAATTGAAAAAAATAAAAATATTACAATTTGGGCTTTGTCTCATTTACATAGAAAACCCTTGTATTGGCAGAAAAGAATAACTTAA
- a CDS encoding type II toxin-antitoxin system HicA family toxin yields the protein MNKKKLLKKILTNKQNVSFSDFKNLIEAFGFRMDRINGSHHIFVHPFVKELINIQNIKGQVKPYQINQFLTLVEKHNLSLKEKE from the coding sequence ATGAATAAAAAAAAACTTTTAAAGAAAATCTTAACGAATAAACAAAATGTTTCTTTTAGTGATTTTAAAAACTTAATTGAGGCATTTGGATTTAGAATGGACAGAATTAATGGAAGTCATCATATCTTCGTACACCCTTTTGTAAAAGAATTGATTAATATCCAGAATATTAAGGGGCAGGTTAAACCTTACCAAATTAATCAGTTTTTAACTCTCGTTGAAAAACATAATTTATCTTTAAAGGAAAAAGAATGA
- a CDS encoding type II toxin-antitoxin system Phd/YefM family antitoxin: protein MELEPQIIKKDGENEFVVLPYNDYLKIKQALEDYEDLIDLRKAKNETINEPGIPFKDVKELLKTNNLI from the coding sequence ATGGAACTGGAACCCCAAATAATTAAAAAAGATGGTGAAAATGAATTTGTTGTTTTACCGTACAATGACTATCTAAAAATAAAACAGGCATTGGAAGATTATGAGGACCTAATAGATTTAAGAAAAGCGAAAAACGAAACTATTAACGAACCCGGAATTCCATTTAAAGATGTCAAAGAATTACTCAAAACTAATAATCTGATTTAA
- a CDS encoding nucleotidyl transferase AbiEii/AbiGii toxin family protein, translating to MKFLTDNTLSLFNELSCYEFLNGFTFVGGSAAAYYLSHRLSEDLDFFTWGKKLPLETDGLINRISENRELSIANRSETYLDIFIDGIKVTFFANDWQALKENRIKITNHIYAADLPLLCAMKINTLSLRAKFRDYYDLYVMNKEKFSIEDIFNLAVKFLPGITKKVFAMQLTYIGDIEDESIAHLSPKYNVSLVQIQKHFEEQIRTIL from the coding sequence ATGAAATTCTTAACCGATAATACTTTATCACTTTTCAACGAACTTTCCTGTTATGAATTTCTAAACGGTTTCACTTTCGTCGGTGGAAGTGCTGCCGCGTATTATTTAAGTCATCGGTTATCTGAGGATCTGGATTTTTTTACCTGGGGGAAAAAACTTCCTCTTGAAACGGATGGTTTAATCAATCGAATTTCCGAAAACCGTGAATTGTCAATTGCGAATAGATCGGAGACTTATCTCGACATTTTCATTGACGGCATTAAAGTCACTTTCTTTGCTAATGATTGGCAGGCACTTAAAGAAAACAGAATTAAAATCACTAATCATATTTACGCTGCAGACCTGCCATTGCTCTGTGCAATGAAGATTAATACTCTCTCGCTCAGAGCAAAATTCAGAGATTATTATGATCTCTATGTAATGAATAAAGAAAAATTCAGTATTGAGGACATTTTCAATCTCGCAGTTAAATTTTTACCGGGTATTACAAAAAAAGTATTCGCTATGCAGCTTACTTATATAGGCGATATAGAGGATGAAAGCATTGCGCACCTATCTCCTAAATACAATGTGTCTCTGGTTCAAATTCAAAAACATTTTGAAGAACAAATTAGAACCATACTCTGA
- a CDS encoding type II toxin-antitoxin system RelE/ParE family toxin, which translates to MKYIIEFKSTALKDLHKINNSDARKLLVKIAILENGMKGDIKKLTNYTPEYRLRSGDYRVLFEIIENKIIIYRIKHRKDAY; encoded by the coding sequence TTGAAATACATCATTGAATTTAAAAGTACCGCTCTAAAAGATTTACATAAAATAAACAATTCGGATGCCAGGAAACTGTTAGTCAAAATTGCGATTTTAGAAAATGGAATGAAAGGTGATATTAAAAAATTGACCAATTACACTCCTGAATATAGACTGCGATCAGGAGACTACCGAGTATTGTTTGAAATTATTGAAAACAAAATAATTATTTATAGAATAAAACACAGAAAAGATGCTTACTAA
- a CDS encoding DUF1902 domain-containing protein codes for MEKIINIHIEKLPEGYFLATSDEVQGLVAQGRTISETIEIARDIVKKLYEAGREDIQTDKLIDPAFKFDYPIIIGI; via the coding sequence ATGGAAAAAATTATTAATATTCACATCGAAAAACTGCCTGAAGGATATTTCCTTGCAACTTCAGATGAAGTACAAGGATTAGTCGCACAGGGTAGAACTATTTCCGAAACAATTGAAATTGCCCGTGATATAGTAAAAAAATTATATGAAGCCGGACGAGAGGATATTCAAACGGATAAATTGATTGATCCTGCTTTCAAATTTGATTACCCTATTATCATTGGAATTTAA
- a CDS encoding ImmA/IrrE family metallo-endopeptidase: MNNEPEHKAELVITKYCITSPKQLDLEKIANAEYIIVEETAAAAYAGNIVFSDGFGLIRINNSNSLSGQKRFTLAHELGHYFSERNSTLRKFNCTAKDFMSFSFGNLFEQKANQFAAELLMHKPWFTEFTRKLEINRQVIKDIADYFGVTLSAAALRYSLIGKYPIAVIMSSKENPKDKYGKVIWSSINEYFPLKWIPNGLEVSKDSPASDFFKGNAMQEGEDLVPASAWFSQDYNCDNSYFREENLAMPNYNSVLTILWTQ, from the coding sequence ATGAATAATGAACCCGAACACAAAGCCGAATTAGTAATTACAAAATATTGTATTACTTCACCGAAGCAGCTGGATCTTGAAAAAATAGCTAATGCTGAATACATAATTGTTGAGGAAACAGCGGCTGCAGCATACGCGGGGAATATCGTTTTCAGTGACGGATTTGGACTTATTAGAATAAACAATTCTAATTCATTGTCCGGGCAAAAACGCTTTACGCTCGCTCACGAACTCGGGCATTATTTTAGTGAAAGAAACAGTACACTTAGAAAATTTAACTGCACTGCAAAAGATTTTATGAGTTTCAGCTTCGGGAATTTGTTTGAACAAAAAGCTAATCAATTCGCTGCAGAATTGCTTATGCATAAACCGTGGTTTACAGAATTCACGAGGAAACTTGAAATAAATAGGCAGGTAATAAAGGATATTGCGGATTATTTTGGAGTTACGTTGAGTGCCGCTGCATTAAGATATTCCCTGATAGGTAAATATCCAATTGCTGTAATTATGAGCAGTAAAGAAAATCCAAAAGATAAATATGGAAAAGTAATTTGGAGCTCTATCAATGAATACTTTCCTTTGAAATGGATACCCAATGGTCTGGAAGTGAGCAAAGATTCACCTGCTTCAGATTTCTTTAAGGGTAATGCGATGCAGGAGGGTGAAGATCTTGTCCCTGCCTCAGCCTGGTTTTCTCAGGATTATAATTGTGATAATTCTTATTTCCGGGAAGAAAATCTTGCAATGCCGAATTATAATTCAGTACTAACAATATTATGGACTCAGTAG
- a CDS encoding type II toxin-antitoxin system HicB family antitoxin encodes MKDYHINIFYSEEDKGYIADIPDLKNCSAFGNTPDEALTNVLKAKQSWLLSAKENKIIIPKPKYSPAIYHTITP; translated from the coding sequence ATGAAAGATTATCACATTAACATATTTTATAGCGAAGAGGATAAGGGATATATCGCAGACATCCCCGATCTTAAGAACTGTTCTGCATTCGGCAATACACCCGATGAAGCATTAACAAATGTTTTAAAGGCAAAACAGTCATGGCTGCTTTCGGCTAAAGAAAATAAAATTATAATACCGAAACCAAAATATTCGCCTGCTATCTATCATACCATTACCCCATAA
- a CDS encoding nucleotidyl transferase AbiEii/AbiGii toxin family protein, producing the protein MHKEILTENQLKLLSLLKDFSNDYILVGGTAIALYLGHRYSIDFDLFTSKVIKRKSIKNYLIKNGHSLNQLIKEEADQIHFMVNDVKITFFQYPFSINETVDFESIIKIPTLINLAAMKAFALGGRGKWKDYVDIYFLLKDHFSLDDIIKRAEGLFGNVFNDKLFREQLTYFEDINYDEEVIYLNTPIDNDVIKKFLIDAATEKF; encoded by the coding sequence ATGCACAAAGAAATTTTAACTGAAAATCAACTTAAACTATTATCCTTATTAAAGGATTTTTCTAATGACTATATTTTAGTGGGCGGTACTGCAATTGCTCTGTACCTGGGACATAGATACTCAATTGATTTTGATCTATTTACCTCGAAAGTTATCAAAAGAAAAAGCATTAAAAATTATCTGATTAAAAACGGACATAGCTTAAATCAATTAATAAAAGAAGAAGCAGATCAAATACATTTTATGGTCAATGATGTAAAAATTACTTTTTTTCAATACCCTTTTAGCATAAATGAAACAGTTGATTTTGAAAGTATTATAAAAATACCAACACTGATTAATCTTGCAGCAATGAAAGCATTTGCTTTAGGCGGCAGAGGGAAATGGAAGGATTATGTTGATATTTATTTTTTATTAAAAGATCATTTTTCATTAGACGATATAATCAAAAGAGCCGAAGGATTATTCGGAAATGTTTTTAACGATAAACTTTTTAGAGAACAGCTTACTTATTTTGAAGATATAAATTATGATGAGGAAGTGATCTATTTGAATACACCAATTGATAATGATGTAATAAAAAAATTCTTAATTGATGCTGCAACAGAAAAGTTTTGA
- a CDS encoding oligosaccharide flippase family protein, protein MRISELINILKLKFNKSQFSKNFLTLFSGSVIAQIIPLIASPFIARLFPPSEFGLLAIFAAIESFLLIFSSMQYELAIMLPEDDSEAFHLLILSLLITLIVTIISALTILIFNYKIAILLNSPELAGWLFLIPIEILILGSFKSLNVWASRYKKYRRISFRQITQSITQSVSKIIFGLLDFISGGLIVGMILGEFTSTLGLGRSTFKR, encoded by the coding sequence ATGAGAATCAGTGAATTAATTAATATATTAAAACTTAAGTTTAATAAATCCCAATTTTCAAAAAACTTTTTAACACTTTTTTCAGGAAGTGTAATCGCACAAATCATTCCACTTATTGCATCACCCTTCATCGCAAGATTATTTCCTCCTAGTGAATTTGGTCTGCTTGCCATTTTCGCTGCCATAGAAAGTTTTTTATTAATATTCTCTTCCATGCAATACGAACTCGCGATTATGCTACCGGAAGATGATTCAGAAGCTTTTCACCTTTTAATACTATCTTTATTGATAACGTTAATAGTTACTATCATATCGGCTCTAACAATTCTTATTTTTAATTATAAAATTGCAATTTTATTAAACAGTCCCGAACTGGCTGGCTGGTTGTTTCTCATTCCGATTGAGATTTTGATCTTAGGCAGCTTCAAGTCCTTGAATGTCTGGGCAAGCAGGTATAAAAAATATCGTAGAATTTCTTTTAGACAAATAACTCAGTCAATAACACAATCTGTATCTAAAATAATTTTTGGATTACTTGATTTTATTTCAGGTGGATTAATAGTTGGAATGATATTAGGTGAATTTACATCAACACTGGGGTTGGGTCGCAGTACATTTAAAAGATGA
- a CDS encoding right-handed parallel beta-helix repeat-containing protein, with protein sequence MKKLICVLLLSVIALTGNLLEAQTNVSGIITTNTAWTVTGSPYIVTGNTLLDSGYTLTIEPGVVVKFNSGLSIQIDGTLIAQGTSDHKITFTSNTADTAGAWGYIYFSSASTDAVFENNIYGNYLSGSILEHCIIQYAGGISVTDNGALRLENAAPFINYCSITNNSASGIRAFDMSGSFKISNSVITNNVSSANGGGIYIYNDQWDGIAATSLILGNTISNNSTTYPSSTSEGGGIYMAVGNYKTIIVSNNIINDNTANNGGGICNAYHGTAYIYNNVLINNEASNNIANVDAGGAAIYNKASSFIYNNIISDNASLSNGGGIINFQGNSSVVNNNVIVDNTATITGGGIYCWDAASPMILNNHIVRNTANDDAGVYLLNGYNDGLKFNSIVDNKNTDYNNIYNRTIYITSDHPEINNNNIFNNSAFIELYNDNAQGSANVVSTNNWWGTVNDADIQAKIYDWFDDNSLGIVNYSPFLTEPDTAAPLSPPANAIKTDLGGGQVQITWLPNPEPDAAGYHIYYGGFNGFSFTHSVDVGNNISYISSALSITDVIAVTAYDNMYSPANENDSTIVNDNMINGNESWFTFAVDTSAISNITQDDNEMSISYSLVQNYPNPFNSTSVIKYSIPISSQVILKIFNALGEELETLVNEVKGAGIYEIDWNAVNLPSGVYFYRLQAGGFASTRKMILLK encoded by the coding sequence ATGAAAAAGTTAATATGTGTTCTTTTATTATCAGTCATTGCATTGACAGGCAATTTATTAGAAGCTCAAACCAATGTCAGCGGTATTATCACAACTAATACTGCGTGGACGGTCACAGGCAGCCCATATATTGTAACCGGTAATACTTTGTTAGACAGCGGCTATACACTCACTATTGAACCAGGTGTTGTTGTAAAATTTAACAGCGGATTATCAATTCAAATTGATGGAACATTAATTGCTCAAGGAACAAGTGATCATAAAATTACTTTTACATCTAATACTGCAGACACAGCCGGTGCATGGGGCTATATTTACTTTAGCAGTGCAAGTACGGATGCAGTCTTTGAAAATAATATTTATGGCAATTATCTCAGCGGAAGCATACTCGAACATTGTATTATTCAGTATGCCGGAGGCATAAGCGTAACTGATAACGGTGCTTTACGTCTTGAAAATGCTGCGCCTTTTATTAATTACTGCAGTATCACAAATAACAGCGCTTCCGGAATTCGTGCGTTTGATATGAGCGGAAGTTTTAAAATTTCAAATTCAGTCATAACAAATAATGTATCCTCAGCCAATGGAGGCGGCATATATATTTATAACGATCAATGGGATGGTATTGCAGCAACATCTCTTATTTTGGGAAATACTATTTCAAATAACAGCACAACATATCCTTCTTCAACATCTGAAGGCGGTGGTATTTATATGGCAGTTGGTAATTATAAGACAATAATAGTTTCAAATAATATTATCAATGATAATACTGCAAATAATGGAGGCGGTATTTGTAACGCCTACCACGGAACTGCTTATATCTATAATAACGTTCTTATAAATAATGAGGCATCAAATAATATTGCTAATGTTGACGCCGGCGGTGCGGCTATATATAACAAAGCTTCTTCTTTTATTTATAATAATATAATATCTGATAATGCATCATTATCCAATGGGGGCGGCATAATTAATTTCCAGGGAAATTCATCTGTCGTCAATAATAATGTAATTGTTGATAATACTGCGACAATTACCGGGGGAGGAATATACTGCTGGGATGCTGCTTCACCAATGATCCTTAATAATCATATTGTCAGAAATACTGCGAATGATGATGCAGGCGTTTATTTATTAAATGGCTATAATGACGGGCTTAAATTCAACAGCATTGTAGATAATAAAAATACAGACTATAACAATATTTATAATAGAACGATATATATAACATCAGATCATCCTGAAATAAATAACAACAATATATTTAATAACTCTGCTTTTATTGAATTGTACAATGACAATGCCCAGGGTTCTGCAAATGTGGTCAGCACTAATAACTGGTGGGGTACAGTAAATGATGCAGATATACAGGCAAAAATATACGACTGGTTCGACGATAATAGTTTGGGAATAGTAAACTACAGTCCTTTTTTAACTGAACCTGATACTGCCGCTCCATTATCTCCGCCGGCAAATGCAATAAAAACAGACCTTGGCGGCGGGCAGGTTCAAATAACCTGGCTTCCCAATCCCGAACCGGATGCTGCCGGATATCATATTTACTATGGTGGTTTTAACGGCTTTTCTTTCACTCATTCTGTTGATGTGGGAAATAATATCTCGTATATCTCCTCAGCACTATCTATAACCGATGTTATCGCAGTTACGGCTTATGACAATATGTACAGTCCGGCAAACGAAAATGATTCTACCATTGTAAATGATAATATGATCAATGGCAATGAAAGCTGGTTTACGTTTGCAGTAGACACTTCAGCAATTAGTAATATTACGCAGGATGACAATGAGATGTCCATTAGTTATTCGTTAGTTCAGAATTATCCTAATCCTTTTAACAGTACTTCCGTAATAAAATATTCGATTCCAATCTCTTCGCAAGTGATACTAAAAATATTTAATGCACTTGGTGAAGAATTAGAAACATTAGTAAACGAAGTAAAAGGAGCAGGGATTTATGAGATAGATTGGAATGCAGTCAATCTTCCAAGCGGAGTTTATTTCTATAGATTGCAGGCGGGTGGTTTTGCATCAACCAGGAAGATGATTTTATTGAAGTAA
- a CDS encoding addiction module protein — translation MDTMLLEKALNLPPNERVMFAELILASLEREDDEVRLAWQNEVNERIKAVNQGKAKLLDFDALFNAS, via the coding sequence ATGGATACTATGCTCTTAGAAAAAGCCTTGAATTTACCGCCAAATGAACGCGTAATGTTTGCAGAATTAATACTTGCAAGTTTGGAACGTGAAGATGATGAAGTTCGTTTAGCCTGGCAAAATGAAGTGAATGAACGAATTAAAGCAGTTAATCAAGGGAAAGCAAAATTATTAGATTTTGACGCTTTGTTCAATGCAAGTTAA